A genomic segment from Pseudoduganella chitinolytica encodes:
- a CDS encoding amidohydrolase, with the protein MLILHNGRFHTGDKSNPVATAVAIDDGKFLAVGDADDVMRHRTPAAQVVDLNGRTVIPGLNDSHLHLIRGGLNYNLELRWEGVPSLADALRMLKDQALRTPSPQWVRVIGGWTEFQFAERRMPTIDDLNAAAPDIPVFVLHLYDRALLNRAALRAVGYTKDTPNPPGGEIVRDASGNPTGILIARPNALILYATLAKGPKLPLEHQVNSTRHFMRELNRLGLTSAIDAGGGFQNYPEDYQVVEQLAREHQLTIRIAYNLFTQNKGQELQDFQRWTDSVTPGQGDDWYRHNGAGEMLMFSAADFEDFLEPRPDLPPEMEGQLEQVVRHLVSQRWPFRLHATYDESIGRMLDVFEKVNRDIPFDGLHWLFDHAETISPRNIDRVKALGGGIAIQHRMAFQGEYFVERYGAEAAKATPPIQRMLAAGVPVGAGTDATRVASYNPWTALYWLVSGSTVGGLRLVDAGGNLPRETALELWTTGSAWFSNEQGKKGRIQAGMLADLAVLSADFFRVGEEAIKSIESVLTVVGGRIVFGQAEFTKLGPPDLPVLPDWSPVAKVPGHYRAVAPQPALPHQCAGACGVHAHAHDRARKSTVPVSDFAGFWGAFGCSCFAF; encoded by the coding sequence ATGCTGATACTTCATAACGGCCGCTTCCACACGGGCGACAAGTCCAACCCCGTCGCCACCGCCGTCGCCATCGACGACGGCAAATTCCTTGCCGTGGGCGACGCCGATGACGTGATGCGCCACCGCACCCCGGCGGCGCAGGTGGTGGACCTGAACGGTCGCACCGTCATCCCCGGCCTGAACGATTCGCACCTGCACCTGATCCGCGGCGGCCTCAATTACAACCTGGAGCTGCGCTGGGAAGGCGTGCCGTCGCTGGCCGACGCGCTGCGCATGCTGAAGGACCAGGCGCTGCGCACGCCCAGCCCGCAGTGGGTGCGCGTGATCGGCGGCTGGACCGAGTTCCAGTTCGCCGAACGCCGCATGCCGACGATCGACGACCTGAACGCCGCGGCCCCCGACATCCCCGTCTTCGTGCTGCACCTGTACGACCGCGCGCTATTGAACCGCGCCGCGTTGCGAGCCGTCGGCTATACCAAGGACACGCCCAATCCGCCCGGCGGCGAGATCGTGCGCGACGCGAGCGGCAACCCGACCGGCATACTGATCGCGCGGCCGAACGCGTTGATCCTGTACGCCACGCTGGCGAAGGGACCCAAGCTGCCACTGGAACACCAGGTCAATTCCACCCGCCACTTCATGCGCGAACTGAATCGCCTGGGCTTGACCAGTGCCATCGACGCGGGCGGCGGCTTCCAGAACTATCCCGAGGATTACCAGGTCGTCGAGCAGTTGGCGCGGGAGCACCAGCTGACGATCCGCATCGCCTACAACCTCTTCACGCAGAACAAAGGCCAGGAGCTGCAGGACTTCCAGCGCTGGACCGACAGCGTCACGCCAGGCCAGGGCGACGACTGGTATCGCCACAACGGTGCCGGCGAGATGCTGATGTTCTCGGCGGCCGACTTCGAGGACTTCCTCGAGCCGCGTCCCGACCTGCCGCCCGAGATGGAAGGACAGCTGGAGCAGGTGGTGCGCCACCTCGTCAGCCAGCGCTGGCCGTTCCGTCTCCACGCCACCTACGACGAGTCGATCGGGCGCATGCTGGACGTGTTCGAGAAGGTGAATCGCGACATCCCGTTCGACGGCCTGCACTGGCTGTTCGACCATGCCGAAACCATCAGCCCGAGGAACATCGACCGGGTCAAGGCGCTGGGCGGCGGTATCGCGATCCAGCACCGGATGGCCTTCCAGGGCGAGTACTTCGTCGAGCGCTATGGCGCCGAGGCGGCCAAGGCCACGCCGCCGATCCAGCGCATGCTGGCAGCAGGCGTACCGGTCGGTGCCGGCACGGATGCGACCCGCGTGGCCAGCTACAACCCGTGGACCGCGCTGTATTGGCTGGTCTCCGGCAGCACCGTCGGCGGCCTGCGCCTGGTCGACGCGGGCGGCAACCTGCCGCGCGAAACCGCGCTGGAATTGTGGACGACCGGCAGCGCGTGGTTCTCCAACGAGCAGGGCAAGAAGGGCCGCATCCAGGCCGGCATGCTGGCCGACCTGGCCGTGCTGTCGGCGGACTTCTTCCGCGTCGGCGAGGAAGCGATCAAGTCGATCGAGTCGGTGCTGACAGTGGTGGGTGGGCGCATCGTGTTCGGCCAGGCCGAGTTCACGAAGCTCGGGCCGCCGGACCTGCCGGTGCTGCCCGACTGGTCGCCCGTGGCGAAGGTACCGGGCCACTACCGGGCAGTGGCGCCGCAG
- a CDS encoding MFS transporter has product MQETLPGAARNKASTVLFASLIGTTIEFFDFYIYATAAVLVFPKLFFPAGDAAAATLQSLATFAIAFFARPVGSAVFGHFGDRIGRKATLVAALLTMGLSTVIIGMLPTYASIGAWAPLLLALCRFGQGLGLGGEWGGAVLLATENAPPGRRAWYGMFPQLGAPIGFFLSGGIFLLLSEVLTDAQFFSYGWRIPFLSSALLVLVGLYVRLKITETPDFQKVLDKGERVKVPVVAVLRDHTRMLVLGTLMAMATFVLFYLMTVFALNWGVSALGFSREHFLVLQLFAVLFFGLTIPLAALLADRYGRRRTLIAISAAIALFGLTMAPLFGSGSTTQVTVFLCLGLALMGMTYGPLGTILSELFPAEVRYTGASLTFNLAGILGASLAPYIATMLANQYGLQYVGYYLSIAALLSLVALVLARAK; this is encoded by the coding sequence ATGCAAGAAACTCTTCCCGGTGCCGCGCGCAACAAGGCCAGCACCGTGCTGTTCGCCAGCCTGATCGGCACCACCATCGAATTCTTCGATTTCTATATCTACGCGACGGCCGCCGTCCTCGTCTTCCCCAAGCTGTTCTTCCCCGCCGGCGACGCCGCCGCCGCCACCTTGCAGTCGCTGGCCACGTTCGCCATCGCGTTCTTCGCACGGCCCGTGGGCTCGGCCGTGTTCGGCCACTTCGGCGACCGCATCGGCCGCAAGGCCACCTTGGTCGCGGCGCTCCTGACGATGGGCCTGTCGACAGTCATCATCGGCATGCTGCCCACCTATGCGTCGATCGGCGCGTGGGCGCCGTTGCTGCTGGCGCTGTGCCGCTTCGGCCAGGGCCTGGGCCTCGGCGGCGAGTGGGGTGGCGCCGTGCTGCTGGCAACCGAGAACGCTCCGCCGGGCAGGCGCGCCTGGTACGGCATGTTCCCGCAGTTGGGCGCACCGATCGGCTTCTTCCTGTCGGGCGGCATCTTCCTGCTGCTGTCCGAGGTGCTGACGGACGCACAGTTCTTCAGCTACGGCTGGCGCATCCCGTTCCTGTCCAGCGCGCTGCTGGTGCTGGTGGGCCTGTACGTGCGGCTGAAGATCACGGAGACGCCCGACTTCCAGAAGGTGCTGGACAAGGGCGAGCGCGTCAAGGTGCCCGTGGTGGCCGTGCTGCGCGACCATACGCGCATGCTGGTGCTGGGCACCCTGATGGCGATGGCCACGTTCGTGCTGTTCTACCTGATGACGGTGTTCGCGCTGAACTGGGGCGTCTCCGCGCTGGGCTTCTCGCGCGAGCACTTCCTCGTGCTGCAGCTGTTCGCCGTGCTGTTCTTCGGCCTGACGATCCCGCTGGCCGCGCTGCTGGCCGACCGCTATGGCCGGCGCCGCACGCTGATCGCCATCTCGGCCGCCATCGCCCTGTTCGGCCTGACGATGGCGCCGCTGTTCGGCTCCGGCAGCACGACCCAGGTCACGGTGTTCCTGTGCCTGGGCCTCGCGCTGATGGGCATGACGTACGGCCCCTTGGGCACGATCCTGTCCGAGCTGTTCCCGGCCGAGGTGCGATACACGGGGGCTTCGCTGACGTTCAACCTGGCCGGCATCCTGGGCGCCTCGCTGGCGCCATACATCGCCACCATGCTGGCGAACCAGTACGGCCTGCAGTACGTCGGCTACTACCTGTCGATCGCGGCGCTGCTCAGCCTGGTTGCGCTGGTGCTGGCCCGGGCGAAGTAG